One Littorina saxatilis isolate snail1 linkage group LG10, US_GU_Lsax_2.0, whole genome shotgun sequence DNA window includes the following coding sequences:
- the LOC138978968 gene encoding uncharacterized protein yields MHAELVSKRGPTVLPVRTLDFQKTVYRICAERADEWAEKVKGRIEFVSDLPAADAFYHQSCSANFRTKRKLPKCFASDTDNKRPKQGRPVDEKRAEAFRKVVNYLQENDTEQVTIIDLIRKMKEFTGGDCYSHSKMKEELKKHFGDEIIITEMDGKANVVTFQRTTWSILHSFYSTPETTDEETQKDNIIRAAAELIKSDIKKINTSRKEYPSPDSTSSITANLDFVPKSLQTFLGEIFSGKDTNVKVASIGQAIMQAARPRILIAPLQIGLGVQMHHCFGSKFLIDTLYSLGFSSSYREVKTYEMSAAATQEIIVPATDEHFMQYMADNVDHNTGTIDGLNTFHGMGMIASITPFIKNRSSIARKTEVRLEEVMKKARVKISFYDERCEGLASLTYEKLRTVLVEDPTKEVEVLWKSAWLLRPQRPFWSGVMQAVHNGDFPGQSSIVFLPMIDLKPSDKTCIYSTLLFLSAEARRYNKTPVVTFDQPLWWKALSIISAEAASSELRSVVLRLGPFHMEMSFLACIGHLMAETGLYDTLCTVYAPNAAKAMLEGKAVTRAIRGHFLIDAALNALLASKALRVPLPSLPTTAVDRNSEECPNAPPEPAAAFQPLHEVSTTEDNTIIHSLLPENDAELVSVSTEEVPSDVEEAVQTSFAEMDSPLNEIARLYDSLMDGEPLESLKENDVLQKITRTLQQQKIAFDSRTALLWLQYMTMIDILKVFLKAERTGNWLLHLSAVQEMLPYLAAAGHNLYTKSAYLYLQTMNKLEDTHPSVYQSFIAGHHVIRRSDRFWAGLSSDLAIEQILMRSVKSTGGLTRGRGMGESQRAVWLLAMPACAEVNNAMQEATQVCRIASEQHLEMGKSRSAKDTQDMMAVTSFLAGRDPFAEDSTLRNVVTGIVAEPAVNVDIAKEVGCKIIEQMEGKIVTDVSMRKKDQVVTMAAKTFLRVDGSPVQVDPQLLFQRLIAVATAKLQDKAEAFHFELCGYPSSLFESPKLLRQPNKAVLADELWKMVEKEECQRPEEAVLQYVLDGGSLLQRIPWQRGLTFQEIIESYVRYVSGKYSNAIVVFDGYTSGPSTKDMTHSRRSKGATGQPVHFKQDMQLQTSKEQFLVNTDNKQRFIHALGAALEPKCTVIHAKGDADLTIALSATESAKHGPTAVVGEDTDLLVLLGYHVNSAAHDVFFFSDKHGKKKKTWSMRTLIAKLDNVRRLLLFLHAITGSDTTSRPFGIGKGAALRKLMNSIQLQYLAAAFLEIQTQEDVLRAGEKALVLLYNGVPDESLDALRHRLFCTKVATGTSYVQVHTLPPTSGAAKYHSLRVYLQVQQWLGNDTLTPTDWGWKLDGEVYVPCTSDLPAAPAALLKVIRCACKTDCDTRRCSCRKHGLVCSPGCGECRGASCSNSPSGFTE; encoded by the coding sequence ATGCATGCAGAACTTGTTTCAAAACGAGGTCCAACAGTACTTCCAGTTCGCACTTTAGATTTTCAGAAGACCGTCTATAGAATCTGTGCTGAAAGAGCAGACGAATGGGCTGAAAAGGTAAAAGGCAGGATAGAATTCGTCTCGGACCTTCCAGCAGCTGATGCTTTCTACCACCAATCATGCAGCGCCAATTTTAGAACAAAAAGGAAACTTCCAAAGTGCTTTGCATCAGACACTGACAACAAAAGACCAAAACAAGGAAGACCAGTCGATGAAAAAAGAGCAGAAGCGTTCAGAAAAGTTGTCAATTATCTGCAAGAAAACGATACAGAACAAGTCACCATCATCGACCTCATCAGAAAAATGAAAGAGTTTACAGGTGGTGACTGTTATAGTCACTCAAAGATGAAAGAAGAATTAAAGAAACATTTTGGTGATGAAATTATCATCACAGAAATGGATGGGAAAGCAAACGTGGTAACATTTCAGAGGACTACATGGTCtattcttcattccttttatTCGACACCTGAAACGACCGACGAAGAAACTCAAAAAGACAACATCATCAGAGCTGCTGCTGAACTTATCAAAAGTGACATTAAGAAGATAAACACCAGCAGAAAAGAATACCCAAGTCCAGACAGCACTTCCTCAATTACAGCAAACCTTGATTTTGTGCCAAAATCCTTGCAAACTTTCCTCGGAGAGATCTTCAGTGGAAAGGACACTAATGTGAAGGTTGCTTCAATCGGCCAAGCAATTATGCAAGCAGCTCGCCCAAGAATTTTAATTGCTCCACTGCAGATTGGTCTTGGAGTTCAGATGCACCACTGTTTTGGTTCCAAGTTCCTGATTGACACGCTGTACTCCCTTGGATTCAGCTCCTCTTACAGAGAAGTAAAGACGTACGAAATGAGTGCGGCTGCCACCCAGGAGATAATCGTGCCAGCCACAGATGAACATTTCATGCAGTACATGGCAGACAATGTCGATCATAACACTGGAACAATTGATGGCCTGAATACCTTCCATGGAATGGGCATGATTGCTTCCATAACCCCGTTCATCAAAAATAGGTCGTCCATCGCTCGGAAAACAGAGGTTAGGCTGGAAGAGGTCATGAAGAAAGCCCGTGTCAAAATCAGTTTCTATGATGAGAGATGTGAAGGCCTGGCAAGTCTCACCTATGAGAAGTTAAGGACAGTCCTAGTTGAAGACCCTACCAAAGAAGTTGAAGTCCTATGGAAGTCAGCATGGCTGCTCCGTCCTCAGAGACCGTTCTGGTCAGGAGTAATGCAGGCCGTCCACAATGGTGACTTTCCAGGTCAGTCATCTATTGTCTTCTTGCCAATGATTGATCTCAAACCCAGTGACAAAACTTGTATCTATTCAACGCTGTTGTTTCTTTCTGCTGAAGCTAGGCGATACAACAAAACCCCTGTAGTCACCTTTGATCAGCCCCTGTGGTGGAAGGCCCTCAGCATCATATCAGCAGAAGCAGCTTCCAGTGAGCTACGTTCTGTAGTTCTTCGGCTTGGTCCCTTCCACATGGAGATGAGTTTTCTCGCTTGTATAGGACATCTCATGGCGGAAACTGGCCTGTACGATACACTATGCACTGTGTATGCCCCAAATGCTGCCAAAGCAATGCTTGAAGGAAAAGCCGTGACACGTGCGATTAGAGGTCATTTCCTCATTGATGCAGCCTTGAATGCACTACTTGCATCAAAAGCCCTTCGAGTACCGTTGCCATCCCTACCAACCACAGCTGTAGACAGAAACTCGGAAGAATGTCCAAACGCGCCACCAGAACCAGCGGCAGCGTTTCAGCCACTGCATGAAGTCTCAACAACTGAAGACAACACCATCATCCATAGCCTCCTTCCTGAAAATGATGCAGAGCTGGTATCTGTTTCAACTGAAGAAGTTCCTTCAGATGTAGAAGAGGCAGTCCAGACAAGCTTTGCAGAAATGGACAGTCCACTGAACGAAATTGCCAGACTGTACGACAGCCTCATGGATGGTGAGCCCTTGGAGAGTCTCAAAGAAAATGATGTCCTTCAAAAAATCACCCGAACACTGCAACAGCAGAAGATAGCCTTCGACAGTAGAACAGCTTTACTGTGGTTGCAGTACATGACAATGATTGATATACTGAAGGTATTCCTGAAGGCAGAGAGGACGGGAAACTGGCTTCTGCATCTATCTGCAGTGCAAGAGATGCTGCCCTACTTAGCTGCGGCGGGCCACAACTTGTATACCAAGTCTGCTTATCTGTACCTCCAGACAATGAACAAACTAGAAGACACACATCCATCGGTGTATCAGAGCTTCATTGCTGGGCATCATGTCATTCGCAGAAGCGACCGATTTTGGGCGGGTCTGTCGTCTGATCTCGCAATAGAGCAAATCCTGATGCGGAGTGTCAAATCGACAGGAGGCTTGACAAGAGGAAGAGGCATGGGTGAATCGCAGCGAGCGGTCTGGTTGCTTGCAATGCCAGCATGTGCAGAAGTAAACAACGCCATGCAGGAAGCTACTCAGGTCTGTCGCATTGCAAGCGAGCAGCATTTGGAGATGGGGAAGTCTCGGTCAGCAAAAGACACACAAGACATGATGGCTGTGACGTCCTTCTTGGCCGGACGAGATCCTTTTGCAGAAGATTCGACTCTCAGAAATGTTGTAACCGGCATCGTAGCTGAGCCAGCGGTAAACGTGGACATTGCAAAAGAAGTTGGCTGCAAAATCATCGAGCAGATGGAAGGCAAAATCGTCACCGATGTTTCCatgagaaaaaaagatcaaGTGGTTACCATGGCTGCAAAGACGTTTCTTCGTGTTGACGGAAGTCCTGTTCAAGTGGATCCCCAACTGCTATTTCAGCGACTGATTGCAGTGGCCACGGCTAAGCTTCAGGACAAAGCAGAAGCGTTCCATTTTGAACTCTGCGGGTACCCGTCATCACTGTTTGAGTCACCAAAACTTCTCCGTCAACCAAATAAAGCTGTCTTAGCAGACGAACTTTGGAAAATGGTGGAGAAAGAGGAATGCCAGCGTCCAGAGGAAGCAGTGCTTCAGTACGTCCTCGATGGTGGTTCCCTCCTCCAGCGCATCCCCTGGCAACGAGGACTAACTTTTCAGGAGATCATTGAGTCATACGTTCGCTACGTTTCAGGAAAGTACTCAAATGCAATTGTCGTATTTGATGGGTATACTTCTGGTCCATCAACAAAAGACATGACACACTCCCGCCGAAGTAAAGGTGCAACAGGACAACCTGTCCACTTCAAACAGGATATGCAACTGCAAACATCCAAGGAGCAGTTTCTGGTAAACACGGACAATAAGCAACGCTTCATCCATGCTCTGGGGGCTGCTCTTGAGCCAAAATGCACAGTGATCCATGCAAAGGGTGACGCAGACCTCACCATCGCTCTTTCAGCAACAGAGAGCGCGAAACACGGCCCCACTGCTGTTGTTGGAGAGGACACCGACCTTCTTGTGTTGCTGGGCTACCACGTGAACTCAGCTGCCCATGATGTATTCTTCTTTTCTGACAAGCAcggcaaaaagaagaagacatggaGTATGAGGACATTGATTGCTAAGCTGGACAATGTTCGCCGCCTGCTTCTCTTTCTGCATGCTATAACAGGCTCGGACACAACATCAAGGCCCTTTGGCATTGGGAAAGGAGCTGCACTCAGAAAGTTGATGAACAGTATCCAACTACAGTATCTTGCTGCAGCCTTTCTTGAAATACAGACACAAGAAGATGTTCTGCGTGCTGGGGAAAAAGCACTTGTGCTTCTGTACAATGGCGTTCCAGATGAAAGTCTTGACGCACTTCGACATCGTCTCTTCTGCACAAAAGTTGCTACTGGGACATCGTACGTCCAGGTTCATACCCTCCCCCCCACCTCGGGTGCTGCGAAATATCACAGTCTAAGAGTCTACCTCCAGGTTCAGCAGTGGCTAGGAAATGACACTCTTACTCCAACTGATTGGGGCTGGAAGCTGGATGGCGAAGTTTATGTTCCATGCACATCAGACCTACCAGCAGCACCAGCAGCTCTTCTGAAAGTGATTCGGTGTGCATGCAAGACTGACTGCGACACAAGAAGATGCAGCTGTCGTAAACACGGACTCGTTTGTTCGCCTGGGTGTGGAGAGTGTCGTGGTGCCAGTTGCTCCAATTCCCCGTCCGGCTTTACTGAATAA
- the LOC138978978 gene encoding cornifelin-like yields MNDQRSSADTDRLSDVPLEDNQSATSTPSKTDQSTATVTSQPKSTGSGSKGFTRVALHMPFDEAHSEREWSSPLCSCTNTRGSCCWMCCCWPYYRYTVSVRLGETPFMPLIPCAAFALRVKMRALFSIKGSLIKDFFTSLCCEPCVVCQMMRELDSVGL; encoded by the exons ACCAGAGATCCTCCGCAGACACAGATCGTCTGTCTGACGTTCCGCTGGAAGATAACCAATCAGCAACCAGCACGCCTTCCAAAACGGACCAATCAACGGCGACCGTGACGTCTCAGCCCAAATCCACCGGAAGCGGAAGCAAGGGTTTCACGCGAGTAGCTCTGCACATGCCCTTTGACGAAGCCCACAGCGAGAGGGAGTGGTCGTCTCCCTTGTGTAGCTGTACAAACACCAGGGGGTCAT GTTGCTGGATGTGTTGTTGCTGGCCATACTACCGTTACACGGTGTCCGTCAGACTGGGGGAGACCCCCTTCATGCCGCTCATACCCTGCGCTGCCTTCGCCCTTAGGGTCAAGATGAGAGCTCTCTTCAGCATCAAG GGCTCTCTGATAAAAGATTTCTTCACGTCGTTGTGCTGCGAGCCGTGTGTCGTCTGTCAGATGATGAGAGAACTGGACAGCGTCGGTCTCTGA